A single genomic interval of Cyprinus carpio isolate SPL01 chromosome B24, ASM1834038v1, whole genome shotgun sequence harbors:
- the LOC109048234 gene encoding uncharacterized protein LOC109048234, which translates to MDMQQTVFVAVESTGPSSNSTSHEEDVSLNCSITNEEFTVPCMSSSDVKDCIEMLKSHPGPLLFRNGELYRQSDIKNWNEFRLRREPVCLIKLKRENRIRSCYGVYLGNDYTLTACHTFEYACLYDAYVFFPTTDFVLIYEAELPKEQHMFHDKDQCLVKLLGQTDVLGKGLLDRICAPSKNKDLYFYTFNNQGDLQMHTCKDITDSSAMNEKNQRNKFLMSTAGQPGESGNPVFSLRSKKCVGIYKGITKSKKGCASQIDYKQLIENTTSGRTDLYCLNRLYSILSTFKTRFFFLLTPNNQTSDDDSD; encoded by the exons ATGGATATGCAACAG actgtGTTTGTAGCTGTTGAGAGTACTGGTCCCTCATCCAATTCAACAAGCCACGAGGAAGATGTATCTCTCAACTGCAGCATTACGAATGAAGAATTCACCGTTCCTTGCATGAGCTCCTCTGATGTGAAAGATtgcattgaaatgttaaaatcacatcCAGGTCCACTGTTGTTCAGAAATGGAGAGCTCTATAGACAGTCTGATATCAAAAACTGGAATGAATTCCGGTTAAGAAGAGAGCCAGTGTGCTTGATCAAACTAAAACGAGAAAACAGAATCAGGTCCTGCTATGGAGTCTATCTGGGGAATGATTACACCTTGACCGCCTGTCATACATTTGAGTACGCTTGTCTATATGACGCATATGTTTTCTTCCCCACCACAGACTTTGTTCTGATTTATGAGGCAGAACTTCCCAAAGAACAGCACATGTTTCATGACAAAGATCAGTGCCTTGTTAAATTACTCGGGCAAACAGATGTTTTGGGAAAAGGTTTACTTGACCGCATTTGTGCACCCAGTAAGAACAAGGATTTATATTTCTACACATTTAATAACCAGGGGGATCTTCAAATGCACACATGCAAAGATATCACTGATTCCTCTGCCAtgaatgagaaaaaccaaagaaataaGTTTCTGATGTCCACGGCAGGTCAGCCAGGTGAAAGTGGCAATCCTGTTTTCAGTTTGAGATCCAAAAAATGTGTGGGAATATACAAAGGTATCACAAAGTCAAAGAAAGGATGTGCATCACAAATAGATTACAAACAGTTGATAGAAAATACAACATCAGGAAGAACAGATCTGTACTGTTTGAACAGGCTCTACAGCATCTTGTCCACTTTTAAGActagatttttctttttgctgACCCCAAACAATCAAACCTCTGACGATGATTCAGATTGA
- the LOC109048233 gene encoding C-C chemokine receptor type 7-like, whose translation MGKFDSTTDLASFLGSTYDYEFNYTDMVTEANVTEFEELCVASKEQELTITAVQTTVFLVVFFIGVLGNGLVIATFARYRRLRLRCMTDVFLFYLALSDMLLLLTLPLQTGETLTGSWEFGEGLCKLNRGMYAINTYGGLLLLACISVDRYLVVVRTRAVRKKSSGTLFYSTLSAFGVAVTSVFLSLPDLLFSSVENDMGSEVLLCDMKVWGDEVRKWKLWAQMAKIAGFCIPCVAMVVCYGAIGRVLISAGGKCWRRQRTLLLMALLVVLFLLFQLPYTMVHLIKIFTPTPKHCEEWTKFHLQENITRNLAYVRCCLNPLLYALVGIRFRNDIIRLLMDTGCMCACVSYIKPQHDNGSSVTPSSPAPTILSPFPSSYLSAKKTPALDTPAADTAETFIFPTPISGKTSSVKSWCHQ comes from the coding sequence ATGGGGAAATTTGATTCAACTACAGATTTAGCATCATTTTTAGGCTCCACTTATGATTATGAATTCAATTACACTGATATGGTCACCGAGGCCAACGTCACTGAGTTTGAAGAGCTGTGTGTAGCCAGCAAAGAGCAGGAGCTTACCATTACTGCTGTCCAGACCACGGTCTTCCTCGTGGTCTTCTTCATAGGTGTACTTGGTAACGGGCTGGTCATTGCCACCTTTGCCCGATACCGCCGTCTTCGTCTACGCTGCATGACCGACGTCTTCCTGTTCTACCTGGCTCTGTCCGACATGCTGCTTCTGCTGACTCTTCCGTTACAGACGGGAGAGACACTGACCGGCAGCTGGGAGTTCGGAGAGGGGCTGTGTAAGCTAAACCGCGGTATGTACGCCATCAACACCTATGGAGGCCTGCTGTTGTTGGCTTGCATAAGCGTTGATCGCTATTTGGTGGTTGTTCGCACCAGGGCCGTGCGGAAGAAGAGTTCTGGGACTCTGTTTTACAGCACACTGTCTGCGTTTGGAGTCGCAGTAACTTCTGTCTTCCTGAGCCTGCCAGACTTGCTCTTCAGCTCCGTGGAGAATGACATGGGTTCAGAAGTCCTCTTGTGCGATATGAAAGTTTGGGGTGATGAAGTGCGTAAATGGAAGCTGTGGGCCCAGATGGCAAAGATTGCAGGATTCTGCATCCCTTGCGTGGCGATGGTGGTGTGTTACGGCGCGATCGGACGCGTCTTGATCAGTGCCGGTGGCAAATGTTGGCGTAGACAGAGGACTTTGCTCCTGATGGCACTTCTGGTGGTTCTTTTCCTCCTGTTCCAGCTTCCTTACACAATGGTGCATCTGATTAAAATATTCACACCCACTCCGAAACACTGTGAAGAATGGACCAAGTTCCACCTTCAGGAAAACATAACGCGCAATCTGGCCTACGTGAGGTGCTGCCTGAACCCTTTGCTCTACGCACTCGTTGGCATCAGATTCAGAAACGACATTATCAGGCTGTTGATGGACACCGGGTGTATGTGTGCCTGTGTGTCCTATATAAAGCCACAGCATGACAACGGAAGCTCCGTTACACCATCGTCTCCGGCTCCAACCATACTTTCACCCTTCCCATCTTCTTACCTGTCTGCCAAGAAAACACCTGCCCTGGACACACCTGCCGCAGACACAGCTGAAACGTTCATTTTTCCAACACCCATATCTGGTAAAACGTCTTCAGTTAAAAGCTGGTGTCATCAATAA